A genome region from Candidatus Methylomirabilota bacterium includes the following:
- a CDS encoding DUF362 domain-containing protein: MPRARVAVLRTRPETVVQDYGRLLRLAEYDRVLPREGEVLLKLNLSWTKYFPACSTQPWQLEGVVRTLLEDGYHRERLHPIENKTVVTNPRKGAVANRWLPILERYGLPFIPLPEVEWTTYRFQSPLLKLNDIFPEGIEIPKMYVGASVLHMPTVKVHGHSTTTGAVKNSFGGLLKEVRHYAHEFIHEVLVDLLYMQRELHPGVFAVMDGTVVGDGAGPRTMVPREGNLILASADSVAIDAIAARLMGFDPLAIPYLRMAHERGLGVADPREIELLGDDVADVNFRCQTSRSLVIWGDQLIRRGPLRPLKHLLLHSPLVVWAPFASNVYHDLLWYPTIGRGRIRAFARTGWGRLFARY; this comes from the coding sequence ATGCCACGCGCACGGGTCGCGGTCCTCCGGACGCGCCCGGAGACCGTCGTCCAGGACTACGGCCGCCTTCTCCGGCTGGCCGAGTACGACCGCGTCCTCCCCCGGGAGGGCGAAGTCCTCCTCAAGCTGAACCTCTCGTGGACGAAGTACTTCCCGGCCTGCTCGACCCAGCCCTGGCAGCTCGAAGGGGTGGTCCGGACCCTGCTCGAGGACGGCTACCACCGCGAACGCCTCCATCCGATCGAGAACAAGACGGTCGTCACCAATCCCCGGAAGGGCGCGGTCGCGAACCGCTGGCTGCCGATCCTCGAGCGCTACGGGCTCCCGTTCATCCCGCTCCCCGAGGTGGAGTGGACGACCTACCGCTTCCAGAGCCCGCTCCTCAAGCTCAACGACATCTTCCCGGAGGGGATCGAGATCCCCAAGATGTACGTCGGGGCGAGCGTGCTCCACATGCCGACCGTGAAAGTCCACGGACACTCGACGACGACGGGAGCGGTAAAGAATAGCTTCGGGGGCCTCCTGAAAGAGGTCCGCCACTACGCGCATGAGTTCATCCACGAGGTCCTCGTCGATCTGCTCTACATGCAGCGCGAGCTCCACCCGGGCGTCTTTGCCGTGATGGATGGGACCGTGGTCGGCGATGGCGCCGGCCCGCGGACGATGGTGCCGAGGGAGGGCAACCTGATCCTGGCCTCGGCCGACTCGGTGGCGATCGACGCCATCGCCGCGCGCCTCATGGGATTCGACCCGCTCGCGATCCCGTACCTCCGGATGGCTCACGAGCGCGGCCTCGGCGTGGCCGACCCCCGGGAGATCGAGCTCCTCGGTGACGACGTCGCCGACGTGAACTTCCGCTGCCAGACGTCGCGGAGCCTGGTGATCTGGGGCGACCAGCTCATCCGGCGGGGCCCCCTGCGCCCGCTCAAGCACCTCCTGCTCCACTCCCCCCTCGTCGTCTGGGCCCCGTTCGCCTCGAACGTCTACCACGACCTCCTCTGGTACCCCACCATCGGCCGGGGGCGCATCCGCGCCTTTGCCCGGACCGGCTGGGGCCGTCTCTTCGCCCGCTACTGA
- the gltX gene encoding glutamate--tRNA ligase, which yields MGEPVRVRFAPSPTGHLHVGGARTALFNWLFARHARGAFLLRIEDTDRTRSTDESIRQILEAMTWLGLDWDPEGPEDDGSFRGYFRQTGRLDVYRAHAERLLGEGHAYRCYCPPDDLDAQRQAARARGETYRYDGRCRTAADRPGVPAALRLRIPDEGVTVVPDLIHGEVTFDRATLDDWILVRSDGSPTYNFCVVVDDVTMKITHVIRGNDHLSNTPKQILLYEALGYPRPVFAHIPMILGPDRSRLSKRHGATSVLAFREEGFLPEAMVNYLARLGWAHGDQEIFSREELIRLFDIRQVGSAPAIFDRTKLEWVNSQWLQRLKESLAPRLAPFVERLGVPAPPESLLVSMAVHLSTRATTLADLARQGEFYVKRPSAYDPVAAGKLLTPAARPRLERLVRRLTTLATWDEASLDGACRQLASELGVKLVDLAQPARLALTGRTASPPLFSIMDALGRDETLARLRAALTRIPAATP from the coding sequence ATGGGCGAGCCGGTCCGCGTCCGCTTCGCGCCGAGCCCCACCGGGCACCTTCACGTGGGAGGCGCCCGGACGGCGCTCTTCAACTGGCTCTTCGCCCGCCACGCCCGCGGGGCCTTCCTCCTGCGGATCGAGGACACCGACCGCACGCGCTCCACCGACGAGTCGATCCGCCAGATCCTCGAGGCGATGACCTGGCTCGGTCTCGACTGGGATCCGGAGGGTCCGGAGGACGACGGAAGCTTTCGCGGGTACTTCCGCCAGACGGGCCGGCTCGACGTCTACCGCGCCCACGCCGAGCGCCTGCTCGGCGAGGGCCACGCCTACCGCTGCTACTGTCCCCCGGACGACCTGGACGCGCAGCGGCAGGCCGCCCGGGCCCGCGGGGAGACCTACCGCTACGACGGGCGCTGCCGGACGGCCGCCGACCGGCCCGGCGTCCCGGCCGCCCTCCGCCTCCGGATCCCCGACGAGGGCGTCACCGTCGTCCCCGACCTCATCCACGGCGAGGTGACCTTCGACCGCGCCACCCTGGACGACTGGATCCTCGTCCGCTCGGACGGCTCGCCGACCTACAATTTCTGCGTGGTCGTCGACGACGTGACGATGAAGATCACCCACGTCATCCGCGGCAACGATCACCTCTCGAATACTCCGAAGCAGATCCTGCTCTACGAGGCCCTCGGCTACCCCCGCCCCGTCTTCGCCCACATCCCGATGATCCTGGGCCCCGACCGGAGCCGCCTGTCGAAGCGCCACGGCGCGACCTCCGTCCTGGCCTTCCGCGAGGAGGGGTTCCTGCCGGAGGCGATGGTCAACTACCTGGCCCGCCTCGGGTGGGCTCACGGCGACCAGGAGATCTTCAGCCGCGAGGAGCTGATCCGGCTCTTCGACATCCGCCAGGTCGGGTCCGCCCCCGCGATCTTCGACCGGACGAAGCTCGAGTGGGTAAACAGCCAGTGGCTCCAGCGCCTGAAGGAGAGCCTGGCCCCCCGGCTGGCGCCCTTCGTGGAGCGCCTGGGTGTGCCGGCGCCGCCGGAGTCGTTGCTGGTGAGCATGGCCGTCCATCTCAGCACGCGGGCGACCACGCTGGCCGACCTCGCCCGGCAGGGCGAGTTCTACGTCAAGCGGCCGAGCGCCTACGATCCGGTGGCGGCCGGCAAGCTGTTGACGCCCGCTGCCCGGCCTCGCCTCGAGCGTCTCGTCCGGCGGCTCACGACGCTGGCGACCTGGGACGAGGCGAGCCTGGACGGCGCTTGCCGCCAGCTCGCCTCCGAGCTGGGAGTCAAGCTCGTGGATCTCGCCCAGCCGGCCCGTCTCGCCCTGACCGGGCGCACGGCGAGCCCTCCGCTGTTCTCCATCATGGACGCCCTCGGCCGCGACGAGACGCTGGCGCGCCTCCGGGCCGCGCTCACCCGCATCCCGGCGGCCACCCCGTGA
- a CDS encoding Na/Pi cotransporter family protein produces MTTKLLIVLLGGMALLLYGMQLTGEALQRAAGARLRQILTHLTSNRVSAALTGAGVTALIQSSTATTVMLIGFVQAGLLTLHQAMGIILGADVGTTLTVQLIAFHIYDYAPLMVGVGFAVLFFARRRLFKDLGQALLGFGLIFLGLKLMIEGMAPLKDSPLVAQVLLAFAESPILGIAAAAVFAAVVASSAATIGLAIALAAHGLVPLAGAVPLVLGANIGTCATALAASMGSTTEAKRVAVAHIGFKLLGAAVVLPFLGPFVDLAAASASDLPRQIANAHTFFNVGISLLFLPFQRLAARLIVAAVPDRPEEEARFRTRYLDDRFADQPGLAIGQAQREALRMADIVQGMLRDAAPVFRSGSQELLEDVERRDDQVDYLEREIKLYLTRLAKQTMTEDLSRREIALLGFIGNMENIGDIIDKNLMELARKKLFQGRRFSEPGEAELMDFHAQVSKNLERAIVAFASGDRALAHEVLEQRAIVRQRERDLRQSHLDRLRAGLAESMETSEIHLDVLTNLKRINSHITAVVYPIVEQ; encoded by the coding sequence GTGACGACGAAGCTCCTCATCGTCCTCCTCGGCGGCATGGCCCTGCTCCTCTACGGCATGCAGCTCACCGGCGAAGCGCTCCAGCGGGCGGCCGGTGCCCGGCTGCGGCAGATCCTGACCCATCTCACCTCGAACCGCGTGTCGGCCGCGCTCACCGGGGCCGGCGTCACCGCCCTCATCCAGTCGTCCACCGCCACCACGGTGATGCTGATCGGCTTCGTCCAGGCCGGGCTCCTCACCCTCCACCAGGCGATGGGGATCATCCTCGGCGCGGATGTCGGCACCACGTTGACCGTCCAGCTCATCGCCTTCCACATCTACGACTACGCCCCGCTCATGGTCGGCGTCGGCTTCGCCGTCCTCTTCTTCGCCCGGCGGCGGCTCTTCAAGGACCTCGGGCAGGCCCTCCTCGGGTTCGGCCTGATCTTCCTCGGCCTCAAGCTGATGATCGAGGGCATGGCGCCGCTCAAGGACAGTCCGCTCGTGGCCCAGGTCCTCCTCGCATTCGCCGAGAGCCCGATCCTCGGGATCGCGGCGGCCGCCGTCTTTGCCGCGGTCGTCGCCTCGTCGGCGGCGACCATCGGCCTGGCGATCGCGCTGGCCGCCCACGGGCTGGTGCCCCTGGCCGGCGCGGTCCCGCTCGTCCTCGGCGCCAACATCGGCACCTGCGCCACGGCGCTGGCGGCTTCCATGGGATCCACCACGGAGGCGAAGCGGGTCGCGGTCGCCCACATCGGCTTCAAGCTGCTCGGGGCGGCCGTGGTGCTGCCGTTCCTCGGACCGTTCGTGGACTTGGCGGCCGCGAGCGCGTCGGACCTGCCGCGCCAGATCGCCAACGCCCACACCTTCTTCAACGTCGGGATCTCCCTCCTGTTCCTGCCGTTTCAGCGCCTGGCCGCGCGCCTCATCGTGGCCGCCGTCCCGGACCGGCCCGAGGAGGAGGCGCGCTTCCGGACCCGGTACCTGGACGATCGGTTCGCCGACCAGCCGGGCCTGGCGATCGGCCAGGCCCAGCGGGAGGCCCTGCGGATGGCCGACATCGTGCAGGGGATGCTCCGCGACGCCGCCCCGGTGTTCCGCTCGGGCAGCCAGGAGCTCCTGGAGGACGTCGAGCGCCGCGACGACCAGGTGGACTACCTCGAGCGGGAGATCAAGCTCTATCTCACGCGCCTCGCCAAGCAGACGATGACCGAAGACCTCTCCCGGCGCGAGATCGCGCTCCTCGGCTTCATCGGCAACATGGAGAACATCGGGGACATCATCGACAAGAACCTGATGGAGCTGGCTCGCAAGAAGCTCTTCCAGGGCCGGCGCTTCTCCGAGCCCGGCGAGGCGGAGCTGATGGACTTCCACGCCCAGGTCTCCAAGAACCTCGAGCGCGCCATCGTGGCCTTCGCCTCCGGCGACCGGGCCCTGGCCCACGAGGTCCTCGAGCAGCGCGCGATCGTGCGGCAGCGCGAGCGCGACCTCCGGCAGTCGCACCTGGACCGCCTCCGGGCCGGCCTCGCCGAGTCGATGGAGACCTCGGAGATCCACCTCGACGTCCTGACCAACCTCAAGCGCATCAACTCCCACATCACCGCCGTCGTCTACCCCATCGTTGAGCAGTGA